A stretch of the Thalassotalea euphylliae genome encodes the following:
- a CDS encoding type II secretion system protein yields the protein MKTLQKQKGFTLIELVVVIVILGILAATAAPRFIDLQDDAQNSVLNGVEAALEGAATLVYSKSLVEGNQDSNAADEDVTTNFGDVDILFGYPEATAANLQLILDLDISNADDDTDFTFHEITGTPKSVVIYPQGREPSSGQAIGNNCSIVYTEVNAANGRPTIEPTPCT from the coding sequence ATGAAAACATTACAGAAGCAAAAAGGTTTTACCTTAATTGAACTCGTCGTTGTAATTGTTATTTTAGGTATTTTAGCTGCTACTGCAGCGCCTAGATTTATTGATCTGCAAGATGATGCACAAAATTCTGTACTAAATGGTGTTGAGGCAGCTTTAGAAGGTGCAGCAACACTAGTATATAGCAAGTCATTAGTAGAGGGTAACCAAGATTCAAATGCAGCTGATGAAGATGTAACAACCAACTTTGGTGATGTTGATATTTTGTTTGGATATCCAGAAGCAACAGCTGCTAACTTGCAATTGATTTTAGATCTAGATATCAGTAATGCCGACGACGACACTGATTTTACTTTTCATGAAATCACAGGAACACCTAAATCAGTTGTAATATACCCGCAAGGTCGCGAGCCAAGCTCTGGTCAAGCGATTGGTAACAATTGTTCTATCGTTTATACTGAAGTTAACGCAGCAAACGGTCGCCCGACTATTGAACCTACACCTTGTACATAA
- a CDS encoding type II secretion system protein: MKKQSGFTLIELVIVVVILGFLAVTAIPKFLDLTDQAKQANIEGMAGGFATAVSLVRAQWEAEGRPQSSINNATVNSVNYDGVNLVLTTPANNQANVRPGYVTGLTDGATLGAAFDVSNCVQIWQNILQQPPVIESTIGNLNNNSGASYLATIIANQPPASSNICAFYLKESLNQDANGNFIAPTAGAATGTGNLFTYNPANSSVVVYINN, from the coding sequence ATGAAAAAACAATCAGGTTTTACATTAATCGAGTTGGTTATTGTGGTCGTTATTTTGGGGTTTTTAGCGGTAACCGCTATTCCAAAGTTTTTAGATTTAACCGACCAAGCTAAACAAGCCAATATTGAAGGTATGGCAGGTGGCTTTGCTACTGCGGTATCACTGGTGAGAGCGCAGTGGGAAGCGGAAGGGCGCCCACAGAGCAGTATTAACAATGCAACGGTTAACTCAGTCAACTATGATGGCGTTAATCTTGTACTAACAACTCCTGCGAACAACCAAGCGAACGTTAGACCAGGTTATGTGACAGGCTTAACCGATGGCGCAACGCTAGGCGCAGCTTTTGACGTGAGCAATTGTGTACAAATTTGGCAGAATATTTTGCAGCAGCCTCCGGTCATAGAATCAACCATTGGCAATTTAAATAACAATAGTGGTGCAAGTTACTTAGCAACTATTATTGCCAATCAGCCGCCAGCCAGCTCTAATATTTGTGCTTTTTACTTAAAAGAGTCACTCAATCAAGATGCTAACGGTAACTTTATTGCGCCAACAGCAGGGGCAGCAACTGGCACGGGTAATTTATTTACCTACAATCCTGCGAATAGCTCCGTAGTTGTTTATATTAACAACTAA
- a CDS encoding type II secretion system F family protein: protein MAMFNYIGRDAQGSQVKGSLEATTANAVAELLARQQITPVSIEQGKENQQVSTGNIDIGELLGFSPVALDDLIVLCRQMYALMRSGVPILRAINGLAESSASPKLRKVLAEVASQLEGGYALSSALNQHPRVFSSLFISIIHVGENTGQLDGSFLKLATYFEREQETRKRIKSALRYPSFVVAAVVIAIVILNIFVIPTFANMFSRLGADLPFATKLLINSSNFFLDYWPHMLASLIAAIIGIRAYVKTEAGRYQWDKRKLKIPVVGSIIERSILSRFTHSFAIVLKAGVPMTSGLSLVADAVDNDYMRDKIIKMRQGIESGESLLRTSLTSTLFTPLVLQMVAVGEETGRVDELLEEVGDYYEREVDYDLSTLTARIEPILLVIVAAMVLVLALGIFTPMWDMASAFQGK from the coding sequence ATGGCAATGTTTAACTATATCGGGCGTGATGCGCAAGGTAGTCAAGTAAAAGGCTCATTAGAAGCAACCACTGCTAATGCGGTGGCTGAGCTATTAGCGCGTCAGCAAATTACGCCTGTATCGATTGAACAAGGGAAAGAAAACCAGCAAGTATCGACGGGAAATATTGATATTGGCGAGCTATTGGGTTTTTCGCCAGTGGCACTGGATGATCTGATAGTACTGTGTCGCCAAATGTACGCATTAATGCGCTCTGGCGTTCCTATTTTGCGAGCCATTAATGGTTTAGCAGAATCTAGTGCATCACCAAAGCTGCGCAAAGTGCTCGCTGAAGTTGCTAGCCAGCTTGAAGGCGGTTATGCGTTGTCTTCCGCGCTTAATCAGCACCCAAGGGTTTTCTCCTCTTTGTTTATTTCGATTATTCATGTAGGCGAAAATACCGGTCAATTAGATGGTTCATTTTTAAAATTAGCGACCTACTTTGAGCGCGAACAAGAAACGCGAAAAAGAATAAAGTCAGCATTACGCTACCCTAGTTTTGTGGTTGCGGCGGTTGTTATCGCCATTGTCATCCTCAACATTTTTGTTATCCCGACCTTTGCAAACATGTTTTCCCGTTTAGGTGCAGACTTACCATTTGCCACTAAATTATTGATCAATAGTTCAAACTTCTTCCTTGATTATTGGCCTCATATGTTAGCTAGCTTGATTGCCGCCATTATCGGTATACGGGCATATGTGAAAACGGAGGCAGGACGCTATCAATGGGATAAACGCAAACTAAAAATTCCTGTTGTTGGTAGTATAATTGAGCGCTCAATTTTGTCGCGTTTTACCCATAGTTTCGCAATAGTACTTAAAGCGGGTGTGCCGATGACTTCTGGCCTAAGCCTAGTCGCTGATGCCGTTGATAACGATTATATGCGCGATAAAATTATCAAAATGCGCCAAGGTATTGAAAGTGGTGAAAGCCTGTTACGCACGTCACTCACTAGCACTTTATTCACACCACTAGTATTACAAATGGTGGCGGTTGGCGAAGAAACGGGCCGCGTTGATGAACTGCTTGAAGAAGTGGGTGATTATTATGAACGCGAAGTTGATTATGATTTAAGTACACTAACAGCGCGAATTGAACCTATTTTACTGGTGATTGTTGCGGCAATGGTACTGGTACTCGCACTTGGTATATTTACGCCAATGTGGGATATGGCTTCAGCATTTCAAGGTAAGTAA
- a CDS encoding GspE/PulE family protein, with protein MAAPKLKMRLGDLLVHEGIISNDQLMQALNSQKTSGRKLGDVLIELGYISERQLLEFLAQQLDVPFMDISQLRVPGEVAKLLPEVHARRLRALVMEDRGDSVLIGMSDPADLNALDQLEQMLAPKRIQLAVVMESQLFESFDSLYRRTAEIESFASQLEQEYEQTSDFDMSSTFDDGGDATVGKLLQSVFEDAVQMRASDIHIEPDEKQLRIRQRIDGVLQENILNENKIAAALVLRLKLMAGLDISEKRLPQDGRFNLQVKGHNVDVRMSTMPVQYGESVVMRLLDQSAGILSLDETGMPPELVQRLRHQISRPHGMVLVTGPTGSGKTTTLYGALSELNQSSKKIITAEDPVEYRLPRINQVQVSSKIDLTFSSVLRTALRQDPDIIMVGEMRDSETVEIGLRGALTGHLVLSTLHTNDAITSALRLIDMGAAGFLVGSSLRAVIAQRLVRRICENCTEDYRPDAQEKMWLNNLTGLDCNSISFKHGRGCQSCQYTGYRGRIGVFELLEMNEPMMAALKREDTEAFTEQAKRHPTFKPLAKAAFDYAVEGITSVEEVLRLVETVDVAG; from the coding sequence ATGGCTGCACCAAAGTTAAAAATGCGTCTGGGTGACTTATTGGTTCACGAAGGCATTATCAGTAATGATCAGCTAATGCAGGCGCTGAATAGCCAAAAAACCTCTGGTCGAAAACTTGGTGATGTGTTGATCGAGTTAGGTTATATCAGCGAACGTCAATTACTGGAATTTTTAGCGCAGCAACTGGATGTGCCATTTATGGACATTAGCCAACTGCGCGTACCGGGCGAGGTGGCTAAGCTATTGCCAGAAGTTCATGCTCGCCGTTTGCGTGCACTTGTGATGGAAGATCGCGGTGACAGCGTGCTGATTGGTATGAGCGACCCTGCCGACTTAAACGCGCTTGATCAGCTAGAGCAAATGCTTGCCCCAAAACGCATTCAACTTGCGGTGGTGATGGAGTCGCAGTTATTCGAATCGTTTGATAGCCTTTATCGTCGTACGGCTGAGATTGAATCGTTTGCCAGCCAACTAGAGCAAGAATACGAACAAACCTCTGATTTTGATATGTCATCTACCTTCGATGACGGTGGTGATGCAACAGTAGGTAAGTTATTGCAATCGGTATTTGAAGACGCTGTGCAAATGCGCGCTTCTGATATTCACATTGAGCCAGATGAGAAGCAACTTCGCATTCGCCAGCGTATTGACGGCGTGCTGCAAGAGAACATTCTTAATGAGAACAAAATTGCTGCCGCTTTGGTATTGCGGTTAAAGCTGATGGCTGGGCTAGATATTTCTGAAAAGCGTTTACCGCAAGATGGTCGTTTTAATTTGCAAGTGAAAGGTCACAACGTTGATGTGCGGATGTCGACCATGCCAGTGCAGTATGGTGAGTCTGTGGTGATGCGTTTACTTGATCAGTCAGCGGGTATTTTATCGCTTGATGAAACCGGTATGCCACCTGAATTGGTGCAGCGTTTACGCCATCAAATAAGTCGTCCACATGGTATGGTGTTAGTGACCGGACCAACCGGTAGCGGTAAAACAACTACGCTTTACGGCGCGCTAAGCGAATTAAACCAATCGTCAAAGAAAATTATTACCGCAGAAGACCCGGTTGAATATCGTTTACCGCGTATCAACCAAGTGCAGGTAAGTAGCAAAATTGATTTAACTTTCTCTAGTGTACTGCGCACTGCATTACGACAAGATCCCGATATTATTATGGTGGGTGAGATGCGTGATAGTGAAACTGTAGAAATTGGTCTTCGAGGCGCATTAACAGGTCACTTGGTTTTATCAACACTGCATACCAATGATGCGATTACCAGTGCACTGCGTTTGATTGATATGGGCGCTGCAGGTTTCTTAGTGGGTAGTTCATTGCGTGCTGTCATTGCCCAGCGCTTAGTGCGCAGAATTTGTGAAAACTGCACTGAAGACTATCGCCCAGATGCACAAGAAAAAATGTGGCTAAATAACTTAACTGGATTAGATTGTAACAGCATATCTTTTAAACATGGCAGAGGCTGCCAATCATGCCAGTATACGGGCTATCGTGGCCGTATCGGTGTATTTGAGTTACTAGAAATGAACGAGCCAATGATGGCTGCGTTAAAACGAGAAGACACCGAAGCATTTACCGAACAAGCGAAACGCCACCCAACATTTAAACCGCTTGCTAAAGCCGCTTTTGATTATGCCGTTGAAGGTATAACCAGTGTTGAAGAAGTGCTAAGGTTAGTCGAAACCGTAGACGTAGCGGGTTAA
- a CDS encoding tetratricopeptide repeat protein, with amino-acid sequence MSVINQMLQDLEKRNTPAGVETVTSSVVVSAPQKSLVLPIVLSVFITAIITAALWLYYENQSLKQQTQPQARAHVAQQGVITQVDTKPLLDARAQVDGNAKSSTNSQSAALPMADVEQVPNLNGTKKDSKKDSEQTDIQADVKAKQTIASAESVTQPLEPQENQLAVVQKHRSNTQAIEEVAKGAELNQPKVQSPLLSQPTQASIEREPVKQEPQPAPLNTMPLTTKPSLTIARKQLTSTQLAAQKVNQAERAMAEKEGQKAEQLLQDALLLAPENKNARKQLAAIWFARGANQAAMNLLNQGISLSPNEPDFRLMKAKILLKNYQQNQSQSASQLSSQTSPQLAQAFETLVILANVPQVEYQSMLATVAQQYQQLPAAVSAYQRLVLLQPNQAKWYLGLAIAFDQSSQFNDALNAYQQALAIGGLSLQTQQFAQQRMTELGE; translated from the coding sequence ACCAAATGCTCCAAGACCTAGAGAAGCGAAATACACCTGCAGGAGTTGAAACCGTAACTTCATCTGTCGTTGTGAGTGCGCCGCAAAAATCCCTTGTGCTTCCTATTGTGTTATCTGTGTTTATCACTGCAATTATTACCGCGGCATTGTGGCTTTACTATGAGAATCAGTCGTTAAAGCAGCAAACACAGCCTCAAGCTAGAGCACATGTCGCTCAGCAAGGTGTTATAACCCAAGTAGATACTAAGCCACTGTTAGATGCTCGAGCGCAAGTTGATGGTAATGCTAAAAGCAGCACTAATAGCCAATCAGCGGCTTTACCTATGGCTGATGTTGAGCAAGTGCCCAATTTAAATGGCACTAAAAAAGACTCTAAAAAAGATAGCGAGCAAACAGACATTCAAGCTGATGTTAAAGCGAAGCAAACAATAGCTAGCGCGGAGTCTGTGACTCAGCCGCTGGAACCGCAAGAAAACCAATTAGCAGTTGTACAAAAGCATCGCTCGAATACACAAGCCATAGAAGAAGTAGCGAAAGGCGCTGAATTAAATCAGCCAAAAGTGCAATCTCCTTTGTTGTCGCAACCAACACAGGCATCTATTGAGCGGGAACCTGTTAAGCAAGAACCTCAACCAGCGCCACTAAACACTATGCCCTTAACCACTAAGCCTTCATTGACGATTGCTCGAAAACAGTTAACTTCTACCCAGCTTGCAGCTCAAAAAGTGAATCAAGCAGAGCGCGCTATGGCTGAAAAAGAAGGGCAAAAAGCTGAGCAATTGTTGCAAGACGCCTTACTGCTTGCTCCTGAAAACAAAAATGCGAGAAAGCAACTAGCAGCGATTTGGTTTGCAAGAGGGGCGAATCAAGCCGCGATGAACCTACTGAATCAAGGAATTAGCTTATCGCCCAACGAACCAGATTTTCGGTTAATGAAAGCTAAAATCCTGCTGAAAAACTACCAGCAAAACCAATCTCAAAGTGCTAGCCAGTTATCATCTCAAACATCACCACAATTGGCACAAGCATTTGAAACCTTAGTGATATTAGCTAACGTGCCGCAGGTTGAATATCAATCGATGTTAGCAACGGTAGCGCAGCAATATCAGCAATTACCAGCCGCCGTTAGTGCATATCAGCGGTTGGTGCTACTGCAACCAAACCAAGCTAAATGGTACTTGGGGCTAGCAATTGCATTTGACCAAAGCAGCCAATTTAATGATGCTTTGAATGCATACCAGCAGGCATTAGCGATTGGTGGATTGTCTTTGCAAACCCAGCAGTTTGCTCAGCAACGAATGACAGAATTAGGAGAGTAG